In a single window of the Williamwhitmania sp. genome:
- a CDS encoding TolC family protein, whose product MKTLQLFKHMGNRAGVLFLLLFGTISVGANAQVSDSLSAYLQLAAQNNPMLKSRFMQYSAALERVPQVGALPDPQLTFSAYVKPMELMGGNQVATIQLMQMFPWFGTLAAARDEMSMMAKAKLQQVELEKQQLFFGVKQQWFALYLNKENIRVTEQSIALLKVLENIVLAQYSTGGGAPASSTSSMEKGTASSSVGGTMSGAMNGGAPKGNSTVMAASAGGGMGSGTSLADLLSIRIQLKDLENRLLLYTDRQNTLTVKFNSLLNRESDTPVALPDTVLAMSTKVSMDALLDTILANNPMVRMFSAEGESYGAMAKKASRMGYPMVGLGFSYMVINPRSGNASPMNGNDMVMPMVSVTLPIYRKKYGAMRREAELLQQSATDATDDARNKLTAEFAQAKEMFSDANRRVTLNEEQATLAGQTLNLLLAGYSVSTSTLNDVLRMEQQLLDYRFATVQAVVDQQLAVAMLEKLAAQPFYESKDASR is encoded by the coding sequence ATGAAGACTTTACAGCTTTTCAAACATATGGGCAATAGGGCAGGTGTCCTGTTTCTCCTGCTATTTGGCACTATTTCAGTAGGTGCCAACGCTCAAGTTTCAGACTCCTTGAGTGCTTACCTACAGCTTGCCGCCCAAAATAACCCGATGTTGAAATCTCGGTTTATGCAGTATTCCGCTGCGCTGGAAAGGGTGCCGCAGGTGGGGGCGCTTCCCGACCCGCAGCTAACCTTTAGCGCATACGTAAAGCCCATGGAACTAATGGGCGGAAACCAGGTTGCCACCATTCAACTCATGCAGATGTTTCCTTGGTTTGGGACGTTGGCTGCGGCGCGCGATGAGATGTCGATGATGGCAAAAGCCAAGCTGCAGCAGGTTGAGTTGGAAAAGCAGCAGCTGTTCTTTGGGGTAAAGCAGCAGTGGTTTGCCCTCTACCTCAACAAGGAGAATATACGGGTTACCGAACAGAGTATTGCACTTTTAAAGGTGCTTGAAAATATTGTGCTTGCTCAGTATTCAACGGGTGGCGGAGCTCCAGCTAGCTCCACTTCATCTATGGAAAAAGGCACCGCCTCTTCAAGTGTGGGTGGTACGATGAGTGGGGCAATGAATGGTGGTGCACCTAAGGGAAACTCTACAGTTATGGCCGCTTCCGCCGGGGGAGGCATGGGGTCGGGCACAAGCCTAGCCGACCTACTTAGCATTAGGATACAGCTGAAGGATTTGGAGAATAGGCTGCTGCTCTACACCGATAGGCAAAATACGCTCACGGTAAAGTTTAACTCCCTCCTCAATAGGGAATCGGATACCCCCGTAGCTCTGCCCGATACGGTGCTCGCCATGAGCACAAAGGTGAGCATGGATGCACTGCTCGATACCATTTTAGCCAATAACCCCATGGTTAGAATGTTTTCTGCCGAAGGGGAGAGCTACGGAGCCATGGCAAAAAAGGCATCACGAATGGGTTACCCCATGGTTGGGCTAGGCTTCAGCTACATGGTTATCAATCCTCGTAGCGGTAACGCATCACCCATGAATGGTAACGACATGGTGATGCCCATGGTATCGGTTACCCTTCCCATCTACCGAAAAAAGTATGGAGCCATGCGCCGCGAGGCCGAGTTGCTGCAGCAGTCTGCTACCGATGCCACCGATGATGCACGAAACAAGCTTACTGCAGAATTTGCCCAGGCAAAGGAGATGTTCAGTGACGCCAATCGCAGGGTGACGCTGAATGAGGAGCAGGCAACCCTCGCTGGGCAAACGCTCAACCTATTGCTGGCCGGGTATTCTGTATCTACCTCTACTCTTAACGATGTGCTTCGTATGGAGCAGCAGCTCCTCGATTACCGGTTTGCCACCGTTCAAGCCGTTGTCGATCAGCAGCTGGCCGTGGCAATGCTTGAAAAGCTTGCTGCACAGCCGTTTTATGAATCAAAGGATGCTAGTCGCTAG